A region from the Acuticoccus sediminis genome encodes:
- a CDS encoding ABC transporter ATP-binding protein: MLTVSNLCASYGAIRAVRDVSLQVGAGSLSVVLGANGAGKSTTLRAIAGLHRPVTGEILLEERPIQRMPLHSVVRNGLAFVPEGRMVVAPLTVEENLSLSRFAGAPNASEIEDRVYALFPRLAERRKQPAGLMSGGEQQMLAIGRALMTAPKVLVLDEPSMGLAPAIVDLVFEAIVALHKDGQSILLVEQNAAIALSVADYGYVMRRGQIVIEGDPASLKENPEVLEAYLS, translated from the coding sequence ATGCTGACCGTATCCAATCTCTGCGCTAGCTACGGCGCCATCCGCGCCGTCCGCGACGTCTCGCTTCAGGTGGGCGCCGGCTCGCTATCGGTCGTCCTCGGTGCCAACGGGGCGGGAAAGTCGACCACGCTGCGCGCCATCGCGGGGCTGCACCGCCCCGTCACCGGCGAGATCCTGCTGGAGGAGCGGCCGATCCAGCGGATGCCGCTCCACTCGGTGGTCCGCAACGGGCTCGCCTTCGTTCCGGAGGGCCGCATGGTGGTGGCGCCGCTGACGGTGGAGGAGAACCTCAGCCTCTCCCGCTTCGCCGGCGCGCCCAACGCCAGCGAGATCGAGGACCGCGTCTACGCGCTGTTCCCGCGCCTCGCCGAGCGGCGCAAGCAGCCGGCGGGGCTGATGTCCGGCGGCGAGCAGCAGATGCTGGCCATCGGCCGCGCGCTGATGACGGCACCGAAGGTGCTGGTCCTGGACGAGCCGTCGATGGGCCTCGCGCCTGCGATCGTCGACCTCGTGTTCGAGGCGATCGTCGCGCTCCACAAGGACGGCCAGTCGATCCTGCTGGTGGAGCAGAACGCGGCCATCGCGCTGTCGGTCGCGGACTACGGGTACGTCATGCGGCGCGGACAGATCGTCATCGAGGGCGATCCGGCCTCGCTGAAGGAGAACCCCGAGGTGCTGGAGGCCTACCTCTCCTAG
- a CDS encoding isocitrate lyase/PEP mutase family protein, with protein MPYDKFEEFHARITGGKTIWSAGAYDALSARYIEAAGFDACMTSGFGVSASHLGMPDAELYTMTENLNVVRNVVMATSLPIIADIDTAYGNAINVMRTVREFERAGVAAVIIEDQVAPKRCPICVGGVETISVEEAEGKIAAAVEARQNPNMVIIARTDAATEDEAMARARRYVAAGADIIQPISKTFKSIEGLKAMRQAAGVPLSLQVLGWLERDLSPQEIESVAGMATFALVPLMTVAKALEENLAALVAAKSSRNLPRPVAQHDPFVEKIGFAEVERLQLKYLPDPQPTGMAAE; from the coding sequence ATGCCCTACGACAAGTTCGAGGAGTTCCACGCGCGCATCACCGGCGGCAAGACCATCTGGTCCGCCGGCGCCTACGACGCGCTCTCCGCCCGCTACATCGAGGCGGCCGGCTTCGACGCCTGCATGACGTCGGGCTTCGGCGTATCGGCCTCCCACCTCGGCATGCCCGACGCCGAGCTCTACACGATGACGGAAAACCTCAACGTGGTGCGCAACGTCGTGATGGCGACCTCGCTCCCCATCATCGCCGACATCGACACCGCCTACGGCAACGCCATCAACGTGATGCGCACGGTCCGCGAGTTCGAGCGGGCCGGGGTCGCCGCGGTCATCATCGAGGACCAGGTCGCGCCGAAGCGGTGCCCGATCTGCGTCGGCGGCGTCGAGACGATCTCCGTCGAGGAGGCGGAGGGCAAGATCGCCGCCGCCGTCGAGGCGCGGCAGAACCCGAACATGGTGATCATCGCGCGCACGGACGCCGCCACCGAGGACGAGGCGATGGCCCGCGCCAGGCGCTATGTCGCCGCCGGCGCCGACATCATCCAGCCGATCTCGAAGACGTTCAAGTCGATCGAGGGGCTGAAGGCGATGCGTCAGGCGGCCGGTGTGCCGCTGTCGCTCCAGGTGCTCGGCTGGCTGGAGCGGGACCTCTCGCCCCAGGAGATCGAGAGCGTTGCCGGCATGGCGACCTTCGCGCTGGTGCCGCTGATGACGGTGGCGAAGGCGCTGGAGGAGAACCTCGCCGCGCTCGTCGCCGCGAAGTCGTCCAGGAACCTGCCGCGCCCGGTCGCCCAGCACGACCCCTTCGTGGAGAAGATCGGGTTCGCCGAGGTGGAGCGGCTGCAGCTGAAGTACCTGCCCGACCCGCAACCGACCGGCATGGCGGCCGAGTAA
- a CDS encoding 3-isopropylmalate dehydratase — MALENLKGRVAFIFEEVDFDVDQIVGVKNIKIQDIDELAAAAMQAYDPAFRDKVRPGDILVGAGNFGYGHPHYPPMKAMRHLGIAGVVAESFSPGYWRGEISMGFPQASCPGILGLVERWDEIEVDWDAAEVRNLTRGGSLPMEPLSFADRSMLEAGGLVGYLKRPTAA; from the coding sequence ATGGCGCTCGAAAACCTCAAGGGACGCGTCGCCTTCATCTTCGAGGAGGTCGACTTCGACGTCGACCAGATCGTCGGCGTGAAGAACATCAAGATCCAGGACATCGACGAGCTCGCGGCCGCTGCGATGCAGGCCTACGACCCGGCCTTCCGTGACAAGGTGCGGCCCGGCGACATCCTCGTCGGTGCCGGCAACTTCGGCTACGGCCACCCGCACTATCCGCCGATGAAGGCGATGCGCCATCTCGGCATCGCCGGCGTCGTCGCCGAGAGCTTCTCGCCCGGCTACTGGCGCGGCGAGATCTCCATGGGCTTCCCGCAGGCGAGCTGCCCCGGGATCCTCGGCCTGGTGGAACGGTGGGACGAGATCGAGGTCGACTGGGACGCGGCCGAGGTGCGCAACCTCACCAGGGGCGGCTCCCTGCCCATGGAGCCGCTCTCCTTCGCGGACCGTTCGATGCTCGAGGCGGGCGGCCTCGTCGGCTACCTGAAGCGGCCCACCGCCGCCTGA
- a CDS encoding TRAP transporter substrate-binding protein, with protein sequence MQIMRTAALAALLLASVSSAHAEKTLKLNGVQPPSHPVSMTHEFFADRVEQLTNGSVKIDVNHARALGDAVESVESLRDGTLGFVTVSASNLSQIDRRMDMFSLPFLFKSADHYWTYLTSDRAAEFVKPLEDRGIHVLAFIDSGARNFFADKPIRTPADLAGQKIRVMASPVQIKMVEAMGGTGVPIAWGDLYNALQTGVVDGAENNHPSVFTMKFYEVSDYYTLDEHARIPDMLIMSQDVYDSLTEEEQAAVEKAADEAEAYMRGAWAASEQMSLEQLRPLFTEIIEPEKQPFIDAVTPLLKEQGEALGVADEVNYLLESGSKF encoded by the coding sequence ATGCAAATCATGCGCACGGCCGCGTTGGCCGCATTGCTGCTCGCGTCCGTATCCAGCGCCCATGCCGAGAAGACATTGAAGCTGAACGGCGTTCAACCGCCGTCTCACCCCGTGTCGATGACCCACGAATTCTTTGCGGACCGGGTGGAACAGCTGACCAACGGGTCGGTCAAGATTGACGTCAACCATGCGCGCGCCCTCGGGGACGCCGTGGAATCGGTGGAAAGCCTGCGGGACGGCACGCTCGGCTTCGTCACCGTGTCCGCCTCGAACCTGTCGCAGATCGACAGGCGGATGGACATGTTTTCATTGCCCTTCCTGTTCAAAAGCGCTGACCACTATTGGACATACTTGACGTCCGACCGGGCGGCTGAGTTCGTCAAGCCGCTCGAGGACCGCGGCATCCACGTGCTCGCCTTCATCGATTCGGGGGCGCGCAACTTCTTCGCCGACAAGCCGATCCGCACCCCCGCCGACCTCGCCGGGCAGAAGATCCGCGTGATGGCGTCCCCGGTGCAGATCAAGATGGTCGAGGCGATGGGCGGCACCGGCGTGCCGATCGCCTGGGGCGACCTCTACAACGCGCTGCAGACGGGCGTCGTCGACGGGGCGGAGAACAACCACCCCTCCGTCTTCACGATGAAGTTCTACGAGGTGTCCGACTACTACACCCTCGACGAGCACGCCCGCATCCCGGACATGCTGATCATGTCCCAGGACGTCTACGACAGCCTCACCGAGGAGGAGCAGGCCGCCGTCGAGAAGGCTGCCGACGAGGCCGAGGCCTACATGCGCGGCGCCTGGGCCGCCTCCGAGCAGATGTCGCTGGAGCAGCTCCGCCCGCTCTTCACCGAGATCATCGAGCCGGAGAAGCAGCCGTTCATCGACGCGGTGACGCCGCTCCTGAAAGAGCAGGGCGAGGCGCTCGGCGTCGCGGACGAGGTCAACTACCTCCTGGAAAGCGGGTCGAAGTTCTGA
- a CDS encoding MBL fold metallo-hydrolase, giving the protein MKTFKVGSASVTRIEEVLEVGFAPSFLLPGFEEEVLSRDTILTSPNFLDAETGRVRSSIHSWLIRLDGLTILVDTCSGNGKARALPLFQRFHMLDFPYLDNLAAAGVAPEDVDIVFCTHLHIDHVGWNTRAEGDRWVPTFPNAKYVFGKAELAHWTTGEGPRVFPENVAVIEDSVLPVLEAGRVDLVEPGDEIAPGLTVEAAPGHTITQLILRYDDGAGNGFVCSADCLHQPIQVYAPELSSCFCEAPERAVETRHRLLAHCADTGALLLPMHFGPPHAGYVVRSGDGYAFKPVDPR; this is encoded by the coding sequence GTGAAGACCTTCAAGGTCGGGTCAGCATCCGTCACGCGTATCGAGGAGGTGCTCGAGGTCGGCTTTGCGCCGTCCTTCCTGCTGCCCGGCTTCGAGGAGGAGGTGCTCTCCCGCGACACCATCCTCACCTCGCCGAACTTTCTCGACGCCGAGACCGGACGGGTTCGCTCCAGCATCCACTCCTGGCTGATCCGGCTCGACGGGCTGACGATCCTCGTCGACACCTGCTCGGGCAACGGCAAGGCGCGGGCGCTCCCGCTCTTCCAGCGTTTCCACATGCTGGACTTTCCCTACCTCGACAATCTCGCCGCCGCCGGCGTGGCGCCGGAGGACGTCGACATCGTCTTCTGCACCCACCTCCACATCGACCACGTCGGCTGGAACACGCGCGCCGAGGGGGACCGCTGGGTGCCCACCTTCCCGAACGCCAAGTACGTCTTCGGCAAGGCCGAACTCGCGCACTGGACGACGGGCGAGGGGCCTCGCGTCTTCCCGGAGAACGTCGCCGTCATCGAGGACAGCGTGCTCCCGGTCCTCGAGGCGGGCCGCGTCGACCTCGTGGAGCCGGGCGACGAGATCGCGCCGGGCCTCACCGTCGAGGCCGCGCCGGGCCATACGATCACGCAGCTGATCCTGCGCTACGACGACGGCGCGGGGAACGGCTTCGTCTGCTCGGCGGACTGCCTTCACCAGCCGATCCAGGTGTACGCGCCGGAGCTGTCCTCCTGCTTCTGCGAGGCGCCGGAGCGCGCCGTGGAGACGCGCCATCGCCTCCTCGCGCACTGCGCCGACACCGGCGCGTTGCTGCTTCCCATGCACTTCGGCCCGCCGCACGCCGGATACGTCGTGCGCAGCGGCGACGGTTACGCCTTCAAGCCCGTCGATCCGCGCTGA
- a CDS encoding TRAP transporter small permease: MALFNKLVDAVVWLVRVVALCQATALFLIVIVTVVMRYVFNNVFSWSEEVPRYLMIWVGFLGAAAGVDAKDHVAFTLLQDSLKGLPHRILSTFLDVGIIAFGVVLLVYGIELTERFGGDYMTSLPYTNVWFYSAAPVSGALMILFAVRNELNAWAGIERGPADTPLYE, from the coding sequence ATGGCGCTTTTCAACAAGCTGGTGGACGCCGTCGTCTGGCTGGTGCGCGTGGTCGCACTGTGCCAGGCGACGGCGCTCTTCCTCATCGTCATCGTCACGGTGGTGATGCGCTACGTCTTCAACAACGTCTTCTCCTGGTCGGAGGAGGTGCCGCGCTACCTGATGATCTGGGTGGGCTTCCTCGGCGCCGCGGCCGGCGTGGACGCCAAGGACCACGTCGCCTTCACCCTCCTGCAGGACAGCCTGAAGGGCCTGCCGCACCGCATTCTGTCGACCTTCCTGGATGTCGGCATCATCGCCTTCGGCGTGGTGCTCCTCGTCTACGGGATCGAGCTCACCGAGCGGTTCGGCGGCGACTACATGACGTCGCTTCCCTACACCAATGTGTGGTTCTACTCCGCCGCCCCCGTCTCGGGCGCGCTGATGATCCTCTTTGCCGTGCGCAACGAACTGAACGCCTGGGCCGGCATCGAGCGCGGGCCCGCCGACACGCCGCTCTACGAGTGA
- a CDS encoding 3-isopropylmalate dehydratase large subunit gives MGYTIAEKILARVSNKDAVKAGDEVMAKPDFVIAYDFPGYTDVIFRQMKEDFGIDKVPDPDRYAIFIDHMVPAATPKEEELHIITRDWCRENGVALYERRGIGHQVAAEVGYAVPGAFVVHFDGHISQLGTFGTLAMGIRRNLLEAFVRERVSIKVPATVRVNLTGTLQKGVYARDVFHHLVRTLGPASCRFQVLEVGGPAIEQISTEGLQTITGLAMFTGAVTAIVNPDKARLEYAQARAKKDIEPVWSDDDAEYAAVHEIDLTDLEPIVVIPPTPANSRNLSDYIGIEINTGYLGSCASGRLEDIKVAAEILKGRQVAPGFQLNVVPTSQEIMAAAGRAGYLSTLAEAGAFVSSPSCDYCFGRMGTMTAGQRAVSTGTLNVRGRMGSPDSEIYLCNAATVAATAVEGKIADPRPYL, from the coding sequence TTGGGCTACACAATCGCCGAAAAGATCCTGGCCCGCGTCTCGAACAAGGACGCCGTCAAGGCGGGCGACGAGGTCATGGCCAAGCCGGACTTCGTCATCGCCTATGACTTCCCAGGCTATACGGACGTGATCTTCCGGCAGATGAAGGAAGACTTCGGCATCGACAAGGTGCCGGACCCGGATCGGTACGCCATCTTCATCGACCATATGGTCCCGGCCGCGACGCCGAAGGAGGAAGAGCTCCACATCATCACCCGCGACTGGTGCCGCGAGAACGGCGTCGCGCTCTACGAGCGCCGCGGCATCGGCCACCAGGTCGCGGCCGAGGTCGGCTACGCGGTGCCGGGCGCCTTCGTGGTCCACTTCGACGGGCACATCAGCCAGCTCGGCACCTTCGGCACCCTCGCCATGGGTATCCGCCGCAACCTGCTGGAGGCGTTCGTGCGCGAGCGCGTCTCCATCAAGGTGCCGGCGACGGTGCGCGTGAACCTCACGGGCACGCTGCAGAAGGGCGTCTATGCCCGCGACGTGTTCCACCATCTGGTGAGGACGCTCGGCCCCGCCTCCTGCCGCTTCCAGGTGCTGGAGGTCGGCGGCCCGGCGATCGAGCAGATCTCCACCGAAGGGCTGCAGACGATCACCGGCCTCGCGATGTTCACCGGTGCCGTCACCGCCATCGTCAACCCGGACAAGGCGCGGCTGGAGTACGCCCAGGCGCGCGCCAAGAAGGACATCGAGCCGGTCTGGAGCGACGACGACGCCGAATATGCCGCCGTCCACGAGATCGACCTCACCGACCTCGAACCCATCGTCGTCATTCCGCCGACGCCGGCCAACAGCCGCAACCTGTCGGACTATATCGGCATCGAGATCAACACCGGGTACCTCGGCTCCTGCGCCTCCGGGCGGCTGGAGGACATCAAGGTCGCGGCCGAGATCCTCAAGGGCCGACAGGTCGCGCCGGGCTTCCAGCTCAACGTCGTGCCGACGAGCCAGGAGATCATGGCCGCCGCCGGCCGGGCCGGCTACCTCTCGACCCTCGCCGAGGCCGGTGCCTTCGTCAGCTCCCCCTCCTGCGACTACTGCTTCGGCCGTATGGGGACGATGACGGCCGGTCAGCGCGCCGTCTCCACCGGCACGCTCAACGTGCGCGGGCGGATGGGGAGCCCGGACTCCGAGATCTACCTCTGCAACGCCGCAACCGTCGCCGCGACCGCCGTGGAAGGCAAGATCGCCGACCCGCGGCCCTACCTGTAG
- a CDS encoding alpha/beta fold hydrolase translates to MSDPVPHYVTLPGGQIRVWRCGEGPDLLVLAGLTRAAEDEAALVARHAPGWRVTAVELPGVGGSSAYPAPDLATLAEAVRALAGACGLDGAAVLGIEHGAVLAHAAGIGRRAVAVGLDRVAGWAGTAQRLPDIAPRQDGTHLTALWSFIRDRHILGPDDATQPARTGDPLPTAEALDRTITAAAVEPERFATLWATLTTAALPDMPSAATFADLAGTLGAADGPSATAPLPPTAPREGIWHRYVETARGRLHLRCAGASGPPTLVIPTGGGSSAQFAPVVLGLAAAGRAAFAVDYFGNGLSDAPRGPVATETLAADMLALLDALGHGSVDVWGSHTGSLVALEMAVLAPERVRRLVMEGPVFISADFQDDLLAHYFPDFTPDAWGRHLALIWNWRRDAFFFWPWYRVERGAARAIGLPSAEDLHLYAIGIMESGTTYDAAYRTAFRYDTRGRMPKLTRPALVCAGPNDMLIEGLAETEKLAVPGVTVRTTPTTVWWPDPEPEAAAGTMALYIAFLDGRD, encoded by the coding sequence GTGAGCGACCCCGTCCCGCACTACGTCACGCTGCCCGGTGGGCAGATCCGGGTCTGGCGATGCGGGGAGGGGCCGGATCTCCTCGTCCTCGCCGGGCTCACGCGGGCGGCGGAGGACGAGGCCGCCCTCGTTGCGCGCCACGCCCCCGGCTGGCGCGTCACGGCCGTGGAGCTCCCCGGCGTCGGTGGCTCCTCGGCGTACCCGGCGCCGGACCTTGCGACACTCGCCGAAGCGGTGCGGGCCCTCGCCGGCGCCTGCGGGCTCGATGGTGCGGCGGTCCTCGGCATCGAGCACGGAGCCGTCCTCGCACATGCCGCGGGCATAGGGCGGCGCGCGGTCGCCGTCGGGCTCGACCGTGTCGCCGGCTGGGCCGGCACCGCGCAGCGCCTGCCGGACATTGCCCCCCGCCAGGACGGGACCCACCTCACGGCGCTGTGGTCGTTCATCCGCGACCGCCACATCCTCGGTCCCGACGATGCCACGCAGCCCGCCCGTACCGGCGATCCGCTGCCTACGGCCGAGGCGCTCGACCGGACGATCACCGCCGCCGCCGTCGAGCCGGAGAGGTTCGCCACGCTCTGGGCGACCCTGACCACCGCGGCGCTTCCGGACATGCCGTCCGCGGCGACCTTCGCCGACCTCGCCGGCACGCTCGGCGCTGCCGACGGCCCGTCGGCGACGGCGCCTCTGCCGCCGACCGCCCCACGGGAGGGCATCTGGCACCGCTATGTCGAGACGGCGCGCGGCAGGCTCCACCTCAGGTGCGCCGGCGCCTCGGGGCCTCCGACGTTGGTGATCCCCACGGGGGGCGGCTCATCGGCCCAGTTCGCGCCCGTCGTCCTCGGCCTCGCGGCGGCGGGGCGGGCGGCGTTCGCCGTCGACTACTTCGGCAACGGCCTCTCGGACGCGCCCCGGGGCCCGGTTGCGACCGAGACGCTGGCCGCCGACATGCTGGCGCTCCTCGACGCCCTCGGCCACGGGAGCGTCGACGTCTGGGGCTCGCATACCGGGTCACTCGTCGCGCTGGAGATGGCGGTCCTCGCGCCGGAGCGGGTAAGGCGGCTCGTCATGGAGGGGCCGGTCTTCATCTCCGCCGACTTCCAGGACGACCTGCTGGCGCACTATTTCCCCGACTTCACGCCCGACGCGTGGGGGCGCCACCTGGCGCTGATCTGGAACTGGCGGCGGGACGCCTTCTTCTTCTGGCCCTGGTACAGGGTGGAGCGCGGGGCCGCCCGCGCCATCGGCCTGCCGTCGGCGGAGGACCTGCACCTCTACGCCATCGGCATCATGGAGAGCGGCACCACCTACGACGCGGCCTACCGCACCGCCTTCCGCTACGACACTCGCGGCCGCATGCCGAAGCTGACCCGGCCCGCGCTGGTCTGCGCCGGCCCCAACGACATGCTCATCGAAGGTCTCGCCGAAACCGAGAAGCTCGCCGTCCCGGGCGTGACGGTGCGCACCACGCCCACCACGGTCTGGTGGCCCGACCCGGAGCCGGAGGCGGCGGCCGGGACGATGGCCCTCTATATCGCCTTCCTCGACGGCAGGGACTGA
- a CDS encoding nucleoside/nucleotide kinase family protein translates to MTALSANALADRLAGEIAADGPRRIVAIAGPPGAGKSTLADWLAARIDAAHRGRVAVMGMDGFHFDDRVLLARGDRPRKGAPHTFDVDGLAAMLARIAADDGRPVAVPVFDRGIEIARAGAAIIEPGVRLVLLEGNYLLLDDPAWRPLAPMFDFTVMIAVAEATLRRRLAERWASLSGDALTEKLEGNDFPNMRLVLHRSRPVDFTVTPEPGER, encoded by the coding sequence GTGACGGCCCTCTCCGCGAACGCGCTCGCGGACCGTCTGGCGGGGGAGATCGCCGCGGACGGCCCGCGCCGCATCGTCGCCATCGCCGGCCCGCCGGGCGCGGGCAAGTCGACCCTCGCCGACTGGCTCGCCGCCCGCATCGACGCGGCGCACCGCGGCCGCGTCGCCGTCATGGGGATGGACGGCTTCCACTTCGACGACCGTGTGCTCCTGGCGCGCGGCGACCGCCCCCGCAAGGGCGCCCCGCACACCTTCGACGTCGACGGTCTCGCGGCGATGCTCGCCCGCATCGCCGCCGATGACGGTCGCCCCGTCGCCGTCCCCGTCTTCGACCGCGGCATCGAGATCGCCCGCGCGGGTGCCGCGATCATCGAGCCCGGCGTCCGCCTCGTCCTCCTCGAGGGCAACTACCTGCTGCTCGACGATCCCGCGTGGCGGCCGCTCGCGCCGATGTTCGACTTCACCGTGATGATCGCCGTGGCGGAGGCCACCCTGCGCCGCCGCCTCGCCGAGCGCTGGGCGAGCCTCTCCGGCGACGCGCTGACCGAGAAGCTGGAAGGCAACGACTTTCCCAACATGCGGCTCGTGCTGCACCGAAGCCGCCCCGTCGACTTCACCGTCACGCCCGAACCCGGCGAACGGTAG
- a CDS encoding ABC transporter ATP-binding protein, giving the protein MLLSLEGLEKRFGGVTAVSDLSMHVRRGSIHGLIGPNGAGKTTIINLLTGLYTADGGAITFDGTSLVGLAPPDIAALGIARTYQNVRLFKGMTALEQVVTGCWLRRGVSLWASFIGLAEARRAKKATEAHAMALLERVGMAGRAHELAETLSYGEQRRIELARALGSDPKLLLLDEPTAGMNASEASAIGHLIRELRGQGLTVLLVEHNMGLVTEFCDTCTVINFGRLLAEGDPHTCLSAPDVQEAYFGRRHDADRIQSLR; this is encoded by the coding sequence ATGCTTCTCTCGCTGGAGGGGCTCGAGAAGCGCTTCGGCGGGGTGACGGCGGTCTCCGACCTCTCGATGCATGTCAGGCGCGGGTCGATCCACGGACTGATCGGCCCGAACGGGGCGGGCAAGACGACGATCATCAACCTCCTGACCGGCCTCTACACCGCCGACGGCGGCGCGATCACCTTCGACGGCACTTCGCTGGTGGGCCTCGCCCCGCCGGACATCGCCGCCCTCGGGATCGCGCGGACGTACCAGAACGTGCGCCTCTTCAAGGGCATGACCGCGCTGGAGCAGGTCGTGACCGGCTGCTGGCTGCGTCGCGGGGTGAGCCTCTGGGCTTCCTTCATCGGTCTTGCCGAGGCACGGCGGGCGAAGAAGGCGACCGAGGCGCACGCCATGGCGCTTCTGGAACGCGTCGGGATGGCCGGGCGCGCGCACGAGCTCGCCGAGACCCTCTCCTACGGCGAACAACGGCGCATCGAGCTCGCCCGGGCGCTGGGCTCCGACCCCAAGCTCCTGCTGCTCGACGAGCCGACGGCGGGCATGAACGCCTCCGAGGCGTCGGCGATCGGCCATCTGATCCGCGAGCTGCGGGGCCAGGGCCTCACCGTCCTGCTGGTGGAGCACAACATGGGCCTCGTCACCGAGTTCTGCGACACGTGCACCGTCATCAACTTCGGCCGTCTGCTGGCCGAGGGCGATCCCCACACATGCCTCTCCGCGCCGGACGTGCAGGAGGCCTACTTCGGACGACGCCACGATGCTGACCGTATCCAATCTCTGCGCTAG
- a CDS encoding TRAP transporter large permease produces the protein MTVLILFVTFVVLLLVGMPIAFAIGISSAIAAMSMDVMTNMTIVRRMIFGINSFPLLAVIFFVFTGVVMANGGVAGRLVRLAEVIVGRLPGGLAQINVMSSMLFGGVSGSAVADVSSIGRMMIEAMEKDGYTKRFATALTLASATMGPIIPPSISMILYAYIAGSVSVGGLLLAGLTPGLLIGGGLLLVAWIHGRLYHNTRTPKLTGREKLARVVDGGLGMMTLVIILGGITSGVFTATEAGAIASVYALFLTMVIYREVKVRQLPALMWESIVTTAVVLFLIATTSIFTFILTYENVPQWISQNILSLTDDKVLLLLIINILLLVTGLFIDLTPALIMLVPILLPLAQAMGLDLIHLGVIMVVNLTFGLITPPVGTALFVGCRIAKISMVELIPPLIPMLAIMLVALGIVTYFPETFMWAPRLFGFVP, from the coding sequence ATGACGGTTCTGATCCTCTTCGTGACCTTCGTGGTCCTTCTCCTCGTGGGCATGCCGATCGCCTTCGCCATCGGCATCTCCTCGGCGATCGCGGCGATGTCGATGGACGTCATGACCAACATGACGATCGTCCGGCGCATGATCTTCGGGATCAACTCGTTCCCGCTGCTCGCCGTCATCTTCTTCGTCTTCACCGGGGTGGTGATGGCGAACGGGGGCGTCGCGGGCCGGCTGGTGCGCCTCGCCGAGGTCATCGTCGGGCGCCTGCCGGGCGGGCTGGCGCAGATCAACGTGATGTCGTCGATGCTCTTCGGCGGCGTCTCGGGCTCGGCGGTGGCAGACGTCTCGTCGATCGGCCGCATGATGATCGAGGCGATGGAGAAGGACGGCTACACCAAGCGCTTCGCCACCGCGCTGACGCTGGCGTCGGCCACCATGGGGCCGATCATTCCCCCGTCGATCTCGATGATCCTCTACGCCTACATTGCCGGCTCGGTCTCCGTCGGCGGGCTGCTCCTCGCAGGGCTGACACCGGGCCTGCTGATCGGCGGCGGCCTGCTGCTCGTCGCGTGGATCCACGGTCGGCTCTACCACAACACCCGCACGCCGAAGCTGACCGGGCGCGAGAAGCTCGCCCGCGTGGTCGATGGCGGGCTCGGCATGATGACCCTCGTCATCATCCTGGGCGGGATCACGTCGGGCGTCTTCACGGCGACGGAGGCGGGCGCCATCGCCTCGGTCTACGCGCTCTTCCTGACGATGGTGATCTACCGCGAGGTGAAGGTCCGCCAGCTCCCGGCGCTGATGTGGGAGAGCATCGTCACCACCGCAGTCGTGCTGTTCCTGATCGCGACCACGTCCATCTTCACGTTCATCCTCACCTATGAGAACGTGCCGCAGTGGATCTCGCAGAACATCCTCAGCCTGACGGACGACAAGGTCCTGCTGCTTCTCATCATCAACATCCTGCTGTTGGTGACGGGGCTGTTCATCGACCTCACGCCGGCGCTCATCATGCTGGTGCCGATCCTGCTGCCACTCGCCCAGGCGATGGGGCTCGACCTCATCCACCTCGGCGTCATCATGGTGGTGAACCTGACCTTCGGGCTGATCACGCCGCCGGTGGGAACGGCGCTCTTCGTCGGCTGCCGCATCGCGAAGATCTCGATGGTGGAGCTGATCCCGCCCCTCATCCCGATGCTCGCGATCATGCTGGTGGCGCTCGGCATCGTCACCTACTTCCCCGAGACCTTCATGTGGGCGCCCCGCCTGTTCGGTTTCGTGCCGTAG